One part of the Lotus japonicus ecotype B-129 chromosome 2, LjGifu_v1.2 genome encodes these proteins:
- the LOC130737582 gene encoding uncharacterized protein LOC130737582: MSSFSKIYEGGGWTTHEDNFFLNMPIPATAREGDKKFEGLNCRSLDFWLKAADTFNGIANIEKTTCDLIERLKILKKATMSKTGLPDAWMSRAKAIKLFLELKMRIPSLSTPKLKANSISGNVSGGSPSTTTTSVEASASTVTLVSRKYPSPKDKDKFVEIVQKLLVNRRIHCSRIETLPFELLNKVLMRGLFYDIENMITLDQKDKYLTYLLKTYEINI, translated from the exons atgagcaGCTTCTCAAAGATTTACGAAGGTGGTGGATGGACCACACATGAGGACAATTTTTTCTTAAATATGCCCATACCTGCCACTGCCCGAGAAGGAGACAAAAAATTTGAAGGACTAAATTGTCGTTCCCtagatttttggttgaaagctGCTGATACTTTTAACGGCATAGCCAATATTGAGAAAACAACGTGTGACTTGATTGAAAGACTAAAGATCTTGAAAAAGGCTACCATGAGTAAG ACTGGTCTTCCTGATGCATGGATGTCAAGGGCCAAAGCTATTAAGTTATTTTTGGAATTGAAAATGCGAATCCCTTCACTGTCCACACCTAAATTAAAAGCCAATTCCATCTCCGGGAACGTGAGCGGGGGGAGTCCATCAACGACAACTACATCTGTGGAGGCCTCCGCTTCTACTGTGACCCTTGTTTCTCGAAAATACCCCTCTCCAAAAGACAAGGACAAATTTGTTGAAATTGTTCAGAAATTACTCGTAAACCGTCGCATACATTGTTCACGAATTGAAACTCTACCATTTGAGTTGCTGAATAAGGTGTTGATGAGAGGTCTATTTTATGACATTGAAAATATGATCACCCTCGATCAAAAAGATAAATATCTCACCTATTTGTTGAAAACTTATGAG ATAAATATATAA